The nucleotide sequence TTCGGGGAGTAGGCTTCATGCATACTAGTCCACTTCTGCTGGATCCGCTCCAGGGTCACAGAGTCGGGAAATCCGACTCCCGCTGACCCCCCTAGCCCCTTCACCCCATTCTCCTCCAGCACATGAAGGTTGTTCTTAAGTGACTGGAGGCTACCGTCATTGGTACGAGAGATGTGAATGCAGGAGTAAAGGTGTGCGGCCACAGGCTTCAGAGCTACCTTGTGCAGGGCGAGCTCCACCACAGAGTCTAAAGAAAGGTAAGTAAGGAGAAGTTAGAGGCCTGTTGATGGAGGCAACGGCACTAATCAATGACCCAATGAGTTGAATCTACCTATATGTTCTGTTATCATATTAACAAACTCTGTATtgaaaagtacatttatattaatgtattgtCAAACTGACAGTCAGCTCACTCACCGATCTCTGGGTCATTTAAGTCAGTCATGCAGTCCAACATTGCCTGGATTTCTGGATATTCCAACAATGTCTCCCTAAGTGATGTGAGCGATGacctcacttcctgtaagaacTCTGACCCTGTGACCCCCGTAGGATCAGCCCCTTTCTTCATCGTCATCTCGATGAATCCTTTTACAGCATCTGCAAATGCCCCACCTCTGCGCTCGCTCATCTCCTGCACACGATTGATTAGTCTTTTCTTCTGACATACGAGCCCACCGAGAGCCTGGCCTACCGCCGAGAGGCGATGTATGACTTTGTCAGCCAACCGGTGTGCTGACGGGTGGTGGGGTGTAGGGCTTGGTGTCTGAAActcctgctcttcctctatGCTGCTGATTGACAATGAATCGAGCTCCAGTGACGGAGGCTGGAGCAAGGAGGAAGGCCTGGGTGGAGGCAGCCAGACTCCATCCTCAATCCAGGAGACCCTATGAGGAGACTGGGGCACTGGGCTGCCATGGGGCTGCAGCTCAGATGCCGGGCTGTCACACCTGACAGGGGAGGTGGGCATGCTCCCAGTGCTCGCTCTGTTGGTGAGGCTGGGGGTAGAATCTCGGCTGGGTCTCCTGAGGACCACCCCTGCTGGTGTGGAGATTGGTGGTGAATCTGCTGATTTGGCTCTGATTAGACCTGGTCATAGAAAACAGGGATTATGAACACCACATGGGCAGTGAATTAACTGAACCCATATAAAAACCTGAACATAGTAATTAATACAGATATGGCAGAAGTAATCATGTTTtggagcacagaaacacactgtttGACCAACTCTTACAATTCTTTTGAACATTTTCCACATAAAGTGAAACTGCATGTGTGATTTACCATTGTATTTAAAGGGCCAATTCATCCAAatgcctgtgtttgttttatctgttaTGAGATAGTGGTAAAATAGCCCGCATTTAAGagatagtttgacattttgcttgtttgttttctagCAAGAGAGCTACAACTCCCATATCTGTATGGTAAACATGAAGCTACAGCTAAAAGATTGttagcttaacataaagactgAAAGTAGGGGCaaaaacagctagcctagccccagtgttgggaaagttcactttctacatgaactagttcagttcatagttcacacattttaaaatgaactagttcagttcatagttcataattccAAATTATGAACTAAGTTCACAGCTCcaaaaaatgaactagttcagttctttttttcaatacGTTGCGAACTATACTCTTTTAAAACTGTTGCCACAGCCAGCAAttatttcattagtttaacacTGAAAAAGCCGGTGGGCAGAGTTTgcacatccatccatccatccatcttctttccgcttatccggggtcgggtcgcgggggcagcagcctaagcagggaaacccagacttccctctccccagccacttcgtccagctcttcccgggggatcccgaggcgttcccaggccagccgagagacatagtctctccagcgtgtcctgggtcttccccggggtctcctaccggtgggacgtgccctgaacacctcacccgggaggcgtccgggaggcatcctaactagatgcccgagccacctcatctggctcttctcaacgcggaggagcagcgggtctactccgagctcctcccggatggccgagcttctcaccctatctctaagggagagcccagccaccctacggaggaagctcatttcggccgcttgtacccgcgatctcgttctttcggtcactacccaaagctcatgaccataggtgagggtaggaacgaagatcgactggtaaatcgagagcttcgcctttcggctcagctctctcttcaccacgacggatctgtgcagagcccgcattactgcagacgccgcaccgatccgcctgtcgatctcccgctccatccttccctcactcgtgaacaagatcccgaggtacttgaactcctccacttggggcaggatctcatcccccgACCACATAAACGTTAGATTGTTCCCTTCCTTGTCGATTTTCTCATAAAAATCGCTGAGATAATTATATGAGACCTCCTTATGTCCACATGCTGCTGTCGCTTCCATGCTGCTTccatgctgttttttgttttgatgacgCATGGAGCAGTGCGACACTGGCTGCCTTTGCCTATGGTTGCCAGATAGCTCTACTCAACTGTGGCGCTCTCGGACTTTTTAGGCATAATCTGGCACAGACAAAGAAGTACACGCAACGGTTGGGCAACACTTATTGAACgaaatttaaaaagagtgaaCGTGACGTTCACGGACACCAGAATGAACGCGTTCATAGTAtcgttcatcaggcagaaataccGTTCGTTCGTTCAagttcaccaaaattatgaaCGAGTTCATGAACTTTCGTTCAATGAACGCGTTCATGCACAACACTGCCTAGCCCTGTATACAAAATAAACCCCCAGAACTTATATTCTTTATTAATTGATACCTTACATCTAGTTTGTTAaacctgcacacaaacaaaaacagaaaaacagcaagttGTGGTTATATAGAAATTAGATGTTCATAGGCAGGCTGTTTCCCTTTCCTTCCAGTGTTTGTGCAAAGCTAAGCaaattccttgttttgtttagcttcatatttagcatacatATATTAAAGTCGTATCAATCTCTGCCCCAACAtatcaaactatttctttagagtaatcacagtgatgtcagtgaGTAACTGGAGCATtgttaagggggaaaaaactcaTTGCTGTCAAGTTCttcaaaattatttttgaaGTTTTGTGGATGTCTTCAAATCTGGAGAAGAAATATAATAACTAAATTTGTGGTCAAATATCCCTACAGGAAGGTGAGAAAGAACTTTCTTAGAATTTGGGTGagtagagcagcagcaacaacagaaTTCTAAAAAGAAATTCTGCGTTTCTGCATAAAAGTTACAAGTTCTGACCTGAGCTGTCAGAAATGGCAGAAGAAGGTTCCTGGTCCAACGAGATGGCTCGTTTACTCTGTATCCCTGCCCCTGCCCATTTACGGGTGGTGCTTAGGCGTCGCTCTTGTCTGTATTTTGATGGCTGTGTGGGAGACTTAACATCAGGTGTCCGATTTGTTAGCCATTCATCTCCATGTTCACGAAGGTAGAGGGGATTGATGACACACAGGGCTCCGTTGGCTGACGTTAGctaaagaaacacacatatacacaaacaccgTAATGAATTGGGAAGGCAAGACAACACTGTACACCATCAATGTATAAATggattcatttatatttctatGTTTTCATTTGGGGGCAGCTGTACAAGCTGTAAGCACAGCATTGACATATTATCTACCTCATAAAGCTTATACGGCAAACAGAAGCTTATTTACACAACCAGCAGACAAAGAGCAACATTAGCCTTCATTTGGAGTCCTGGAGTTATGGAGACCCAATTAATCTAGGTCTCCTTTTAGCTTTATTGCTCCACACCAACTCCTGAAAAATACGTGGCTCTTTAagtgctaaatgctccactatgtttaatgtttacCAGCTAGCCATTAGCTTTGTCTGGCTGCTGTATATTGGCTAGAAAGTAGTTGATGAGAttggaaaaaattaaaacaatgagcATTAAAGATGCTCAAATGCTTCGCACAACTGAGTAAAACTGCAGAGCTgcgtgataattctctgtgatCCCTTCTACATTACACAGAGTCATTTCATCCatgattaataaaacaaatattgataCATGCAGCTTTAAGGTATTGAGAAACAAGCTGCCTCACTTGCAAACATAGGGAAATAAGGAAGTTGTTGTAATATCATTGTACTTTAACACACAAACCTGTATGGAGCACATTACAGTGCTCGGCTCCCTGTGAGTCATTTCATCAGTCTGAAAGTCAGCCGGTGAACAAAGCCAAGTTTCTGCATTAAAGAGGTATTATAAATTACATATCTATCAAACTACATGATTCCAAATGCACTTTAGCTAAGTCAGTTGgcaacaaattaaaaagtaaaaaaggattattgattgatagaaaaatgcaaatattcttTGCAGATTTCTTTTTGATATAAGAGAAAGAAACATATGGAAGGACTCACTGGGTTCAAGCTGAGAGAGACGATCTTTGCTCCTCTCGGTTACACTAATGATCCACGGAGGAAAAGTCAGACAAAGAGCCAACACATCCCTGACGGAGAGGAACAGATGAGGAAGATAAGATATATCACTTAATCAGACCAATCTCACATATTTGCATAGACAGTAAAACGGTCACAGCTCTGTAGTAGTCCAAACATTCACTGATTAGCTTTTTAactaactgtaaaatataaaaaaagt is from Scomber scombrus chromosome 5, fScoSco1.1, whole genome shotgun sequence and encodes:
- the rinl gene encoding ras and Rab interactor 2, with the translated sequence MAVHSQVNGTTAIPWRSSRRRLSLLEQLRGCQEAWCPGPPWDREAVHAAICGTPAGSFLIVRDSATSQPSLLCVSAGGQDEAVLDYDIKCTGTVFQLSESRLSFSDLAQLVIFYSLTRDVLALCLTFPPWIISVTERSKDRLSQLEPKTWLCSPADFQTDEMTHREPSTVMCSIQLTSANGALCVINPLYLREHGDEWLTNRTPDVKSPTQPSKYRQERRLSTTRKWAGAGIQSKRAISLDQEPSSAISDSSGLIRAKSADSPPISTPAGVVLRRPSRDSTPSLTNRASTGSMPTSPVRCDSPASELQPHGSPVPQSPHRVSWIEDGVWLPPPRPSSLLQPPSLELDSLSISSIEEEQEFQTPSPTPHHPSAHRLADKVIHRLSAVGQALGGLVCQKKRLINRVQEMSERRGGAFADAVKGFIEMTMKKGADPTGVTGSEFLQEVRSSLTSLRETLLEYPEIQAMLDCMTDLNDPEIDSVVELALHKVALKPVAAHLYSCIHISRTNDGSLQSLKNNLHVLEENGVKGLGGSAGVGFPDSVTLERIQQKWTSMHEAYSPNKKVEALLKVCKSIYHSMNANASSGTVFGADDFLPCLTWVLLRSEVVTLQQDTDYMMELLDPTQLQGEGGYYLTTLYASLYYISSFRPRLAARQLSVEAQHSLNQWHRRRTLHCNQSRRSKNRRTIRRQACRDRGSLDSERKTESKEESGKEKGSVDVDECQENKCSADAEEGDRGGQQQQTLLEEEMRTMEESKAKEEERI